The genome window CAGACGATTGCCGCTGAAAATTATTACCGCCCAACGCTGGACAGCGTGGAGGAAAAATTCAAAGATCAGTTCCCGGCGCTTGAACTGTTCACATTGAAAGATGTATTCGGTACATGGCGGGATACTCAGGCCAAACATTTCAATGATGGTGGTATCTTCGACCAGATCTATGTTCCAGGTAGCTAAGATTGCTCTGTTCATTAGAAGACCCGATCAATCGCGCTGTAAGCGGCCAACCAGCCTTACCGGCTGAAGGCAGAGAGGATGAACGTACATGAGCAAGGTGATGTTGGCGAGGAGACGCACATTGCCGGGATTCGGATTAACGATGGGTTACAGTGTGCTCTACCTGAGCCTGGTTGTACTTATTCCACTGGCAGCGCTGTTGTTTAACTCAACAGGGCTGACATGGGCAACCATGATTGAGGTTGCGACCAATCCCAGGGTGCTGGCTTCCTTCCAGGTCAGCTTTCTGACCGCAGGTGCAGCGGCCCTGATCGATCTCGTGCTGGGGCTACTCCTGGCATGGGTGCTTGTTCGGTATGAATTCCCGGGCAAACGGCTATTCGATGCGGTTATTGATCTGCCTTTTGCCTTGCCAACGGCGGTAGCGGGGGTAGCCCTCACGGCGATCTATGCCGGCAATGGCTGGATTGGACAGTTTGTAGAGCCTTTGGGTATTAAGCTCGCATACTCCCAGGCTGGGATTACGCTGGCGCTGATGTTTATTGGCATTCCGTTCGTGGTTCGTACGGTGCAACCGGTATTGGAGGAGCTGGAGGCGGAGGTGGAAGAAGCGGCTGCCACACTGGGCGCAGGAAGATGGCGGATATTCCGTACGATTCTGCTGCCGGATCTGATCCCCCCGTTGTTAACGGGGTTTGCTCTGGCCTTTGCCCGGGGCATTGGTGAATACGGCTCCGTTGTATTTATTTCAGGTAATATGCCAATGAAAACAGAGATTGCGCCCTTGCTGATCATGGCCAAGCTGGAGCAGTTCGATTATGCAGGCGCTACAGCGGTAGCTTTGCTGCTGCTTCTGGTTTCTTTCATCCTGTTGTTGATCATTAATTCCTTGCAACGTTGGAGTCGGAAGGCGGGCAAGGCATGACGATGGAGCATGATAGAATAAGGATATTTAAAGACGTCACTTACCCATACCAAAGGAGGTGCAGCATATGGCGGGTTCCGTTCCACTGAGTCCTGTTCCACCCGTTAAGACTGGCCGTGGAACGAACCGTGCAACAACGGAAGCTCCATGGGTCAAATGGTTATTGATCGGACTTGCAAGTCTGGTGTTATTGTGGCTGCTTATTCTGCCGCTGGTGATCGTGCTCATGGAGGCCCTGAAACAGGGTTGGGGTGTATACATTGCAGCTCTTACCGAGCCGGATGCCATGTCTGCACTGAAACTCACGTTATTGGTTGCAGCGATTACGGTGCCGCTGAATACGATATTTGGTGTGGCCGCTGCATGGGTCATTACCAAGTTCCAGTTCAAAGGCAAGGGACTTATGATCACCCTGATTGATCTTCCCTTTTCGATCTCACCTGTGGTGGGCGGCTTGATCTTTGTATTGGTCTTTGGTTCGAATGGGTGGTTTGGGCCGTGGCTGTCCGAACATGATATCAAAATCATTTTTGCGCTGCCAGGCATCGTCATTGCAACGCTGTTTATTACGTTTCCCTTTGTAGCGAGGGAGTTAATTCCACTCATGGAGGACCAGGGAACCCGGGAAGAGGAAGCAGCGGTTACGCTGGGTGCTTCCGGGTGGCGAATCTTCTGGAGTGTAACCTTGCCCAACATCAAATGGGGGCTGCTGTACGGTATTATTCTGTGTAATGCCCGTGCCATGGGCGAGTTCGGAGCGGTATCTGTGGTGTCCGGACATATCCGCGGAGAGACCAATACGCTGCCGCTGCATGTGGAGATTTTGTATAACGAATATCAATTCTCAGCTTCGTTTGCCGTAGCGTCACTGCTCCTGATTCTGGCTCTCGCCACGTTGTTACTCAAGAGCTGGCTTGGA of Paenibacillus sp. FSL R5-0517 contains these proteins:
- the cysT gene encoding sulfate ABC transporter permease subunit CysT; protein product: MSKVMLARRRTLPGFGLTMGYSVLYLSLVVLIPLAALLFNSTGLTWATMIEVATNPRVLASFQVSFLTAGAAALIDLVLGLLLAWVLVRYEFPGKRLFDAVIDLPFALPTAVAGVALTAIYAGNGWIGQFVEPLGIKLAYSQAGITLALMFIGIPFVVRTVQPVLEELEAEVEEAAATLGAGRWRIFRTILLPDLIPPLLTGFALAFARGIGEYGSVVFISGNMPMKTEIAPLLIMAKLEQFDYAGATAVALLLLLVSFILLLIINSLQRWSRKAGKA
- the cysW gene encoding sulfate ABC transporter permease subunit CysW → MAGSVPLSPVPPVKTGRGTNRATTEAPWVKWLLIGLASLVLLWLLILPLVIVLMEALKQGWGVYIAALTEPDAMSALKLTLLVAAITVPLNTIFGVAAAWVITKFQFKGKGLMITLIDLPFSISPVVGGLIFVLVFGSNGWFGPWLSEHDIKIIFALPGIVIATLFITFPFVARELIPLMEDQGTREEEAAVTLGASGWRIFWSVTLPNIKWGLLYGIILCNARAMGEFGAVSVVSGHIRGETNTLPLHVEILYNEYQFSASFAVASLLLILALATLLLKSWLGHKAVSEK